A stretch of DNA from Clostridia bacterium:
GCCGCTGTATGGAATCCTCAGCTACCTCCAGCGTTATGTGAACAACACCATCTGAATCAGAAGGGGTGGACAGGGCCGCCACCTCAAGAGCGTTCAGTGCAGTGCGAGCGTCCCCGTTTGAGAAGCTAGCCAGGTGGTCTAGGGCTTCGGGATCGATTGTTATGTTGATATGGCCAAGACCGCGCTCGCAATCGCTGATAGCGCGTAAAACCACCGTTCGAACCTTGGCGGCATCGAGCGGCTCCAGCCGGAAAAGCCGTGACCGCGATACCAGCGGAGGGTTCACGTCGAAGAAAGGGTTCTCTGTGGTAGCGCCTATCATGGTGACAGTCCCGTCCTCCACAGATGGAAGGAGGGCGTCCTGCTGAGCCCTGTTGAACCTGTGGATCTCGTCGATGAACAGAATCGTCCTCTTGCCCCGGAGTTTCATGCGGTCTCGCGCCTCAGCCACTACCCGCCTGATGTCGGCCACGCCAGCTGTCACAGCATTGAGCCTCTCGAACTCGGCCTTAGTGGTGACAGCGATAACCTCCGCTATCGTCGTCTTTCCAGAGCCAGGTGGACCGTAAAGGATGATCGACCCGATGCGGTCCGACTCGATCGCGCGCCGCAGCAACTTCCCCGGTCCAAGGATGTGCTCCTGCCCAACGATCTCATCGATACTCCTCGGCCTCATGCGGGCAGCCAGGGGAACCCTGTCTCGCGAACCGCCCTGCTCCAACCCAAAATCGAACAGATCCGCTCCAGGCATGACCCTCACCTCTACGAGATGTCCGCGAAAATGAGCACGAAAATACCCCGCCATGGCGTAGGTCTGGCCGCTTCTCCCCCGCGCTGCGAGGTGGGCGCCCTCCTGCTACGTTAACGTTCCGCACCTGCGGCGCGGCACACATGCTCGTAGTAGAGACCGGGCTCCCTGAGAAGAGATGTTGGAAGTAAACAGCCAGTGCACCCACGTGCACAGCAGGGTTATTGCGTCTTCATTCAGCGGGTATATCATATCACACAGAAGTCAGCCTTTCAACAAACGCGGCCCGGCGCCATAATCTGGAACAAGCGATCTCTGAGCGAGTCAAACCCCACGCGCTCCTGCTCCCCGCCAGTCATGTTCTTCAAAGTCGCGACGCCAGCGTCCAGTTCATCATCGCCGATGATCGCAACATACCTGGCCCGCAGTTTGTCTGCATAGCGCATCTGGGCCTTCAGGCCGCGTCCGAGAATGTCGTAGTCTGCGGATATCCCAGCCCCACGCAGTTCGAAGGCAACTGAGAAAGCCTTTTCGCGCGCGCGCTCGCCTAGAGCCACGATGTACACGTCGAGCTTCTGCGCATACCGATCATCGGAAGCGCTGGCTTTCATCGCGAGCACACAGCGCTCGATCCCACATGCCACGCCCACGCCTGGGGTCGG
This window harbors:
- a CDS encoding replication-associated recombination protein A, which produces MPGADLFDFGLEQGGSRDRVPLAARMRPRSIDEIVGQEHILGPGKLLRRAIESDRIGSIILYGPPGSGKTTIAEVIAVTTKAEFERLNAVTAGVADIRRVVAEARDRMKLRGKRTILFIDEIHRFNRAQQDALLPSVEDGTVTMIGATTENPFFDVNPPLVSRSRLFRLEPLDAAKVRTVVLRAISDCERGLGHINITIDPEALDHLASFSNGDARTALNALEVAALSTPSDSDGVVHITLEVAEDSIQRRALRYDAGGDMHYDVVSAYIKSMRGSDPDAALHYLARMIESGEDPRFIARRLMIHASEDVGMADSRALTVAAAALLAVEKVGLPEARIILAHATIYIATAPKSNAVVRAIDAAQADVREKPSVDVPSHLRDSSYRGAGALGSGVGYKYPHDYPGAYVQQQYMPNGLTDRVYYEPGENGEEASIKKSILKLHSMET